A stretch of the Malus domestica chromosome 08, GDT2T_hap1 genome encodes the following:
- the LOC103420967 gene encoding serpin-ZX-like, producing MDLRESVINQNDFALGLTKQLLQTEGKQSNLVYSPVSIHVLLSLIAAGSKGPTQDQLLSFLKSKSTDHLNSFAAELVSMIFSDGSPSGGPQLSFANGVWVDGCLPLKPSFKQVVDTSYMAALAQVDFQTNAAQVASGVNSWAEKETRGLIKEVLPPGSVDSSTRLIFANALYFKGAWTEKFDASQTKEHDFYLLDGSTVKVAFMTSRKKQYVRSFNGFSVLGLHYKQGEDKRCFSMHMFLPEAKDGLPALVEKLGSESGFLDRHLPNQKFAVGDFRIPKFKISFGFEASNVLKGLGLVLPFGGGGGLTEMVDSPVGKKLYVSGIFHKSFIEVNEEGTEAAAVSAGRVRRLRLVVPRTVDFVADRPFLFLIKEELTGTVLFIGHVLNPLAD from the exons ATGGATCTGAGAGAAAGCGTCATCAACCAAAACGACTTCGCTCTGGGGCTGACGAAGCAGCTGCTTCAGACCGAAGGCAAGCAATCGAACCTCGTGTACTCGCCGGTGTCCATCCACGTGCTGTTGAGCCTGATCGCGGCCGGCTCAAAGGGTCCGACTCAGGACCAGCTGCTGTCTTTTCTCAAATCAAAGTCCACCGACCACCTCAACTCCTTCGCCGCCGAGCTCGTGTCCATGATCTTCTCCGATGGGTCCCCTAGCGGCGGCCCCCAGCTGTCGTTTGCTAATGGGGTTTGGGTGGACGGGTGTCTCCCTCTGAAGCCTTCTTTTAAGCAGGTGGTGGACACCTCTTACATGGCTGCTCTTGCCCAAGTCGATTTTCAGACCAAT GCTGCTCAAGTGGCCTCGGGAGTGAATTCATGGGCTGAAAAGGAGACGAGAGGCCTTATCAAGGAGGTACTTCCTCCCGGGTCAGTTGACAGCTCAACCAGGCTCATCTTTGCAAATGCGTTATACTTCAAAGGAGCTTGGACTGAAAAGTTTGATGCATCACAAACGAAAGAGCATGATTTCTACCTTCTCGATGGGAGCACAGTTAAGGTGGCCTTCATGACCAGCAGGAAGAAGCAGTATGTAAGAtccttcaatggtttctcagtcTTAGGGCTTCATTACAAGCAAGGTGAAGACAAGCGATGTTTCTCCATGCACATGTTTCTCCCAGAGGCGAAAGATGGGCTGCCAGCTTTGGTTGAGAAACTTGGTTCTGAGTCCGGGTTTTTGGATCGCCATCTTCCTAACCAAAAATTTGCAGTGGGTGATTTCAGGATTCCAAAGTTTAAGATTTCATTTGGGTTTGAAGCTTCCAATGTCCTTAAAGGTCTTGGCTTGGTGCTGCCATTCGGTGGCGGAGGAGGTTTGACAGAGATGGTGGACTCGCCTGTGGGTAAGAAATTGTACGTTTCCGGCATATTCCATAAGTCGTTCATCGAAGTGAACGAAGAAGGCACAGAAGCTGCAGCTGTGTCTGCCGGGCGTGTTAGGCGTTTGCGTCTGGTAGTGCCAAGGACGGTTGACTTTGTGGCCGATCGTCCATTTCTCTTCTTGATCAAGGAAGAATTGACCGGAACTGTGCTTTTCATCGGGCACGTACTCAATCCTCTTGCAGACTGA
- the LOC103420937 gene encoding serpin-ZX-like, translated as MDLRESIINQNDVARRLTKQLVQTEGKQSNLVYSPLSIHVVLSLIAAGSKGPTQEQLLSFLKSKSTDHLNSFASQLVSVIFSDGSPVGGPKLAFANGVWVHKPLPLKPSFEQVVDASYKAALAPVDFQTNAAQVASGVNSWAEKETSGLIKDLLPPGSLDSSTRLIFTNALYFKGAWNEKFDASATKEHDFHLLDGSTVKAPFMTSKNKQYVSAFDGFSVLGLPYRQGEDKRRFSMHIFLPQAKDGLPALVEKLGSESGFLDRYLPKQPVAVGDFRIPKFKISFGFEASNVLKSLGLVLPFEGEGGLTEMVDSPEGKKLYVSSIFHKSFIEVNEEGTEAAAASAGVISERRMPMTFVADRPFLFTIREETTGTVLFIGNLLNPLAG; from the exons ATGGATCTGAGAGAAAGCATCATCAACCAAAACGACGTCGCAAGGAGGCTGACGAAGCAGCTGGTTCAGACCGAAGGCAAGCAGTCGAACCTCGTGTACTCGCCGCTGTCCATCCACGTTGTGCTGAGCCTGATCGCGGCCGGGTCAAAGGGTCCCACCCAGGAGCAGCTGCTGTCGTTCCTCAAGTCAAAGTCCACCGACCACCTCAACTCCTTCGCCTCCCAGCTCGTGTCCGTGATCTTCTCCGACGGGTCCCCCGTGGGCGGCCCCAAGCTGGCGTTTGCGAATGGGGTTTGGGTGCACAAGCCTCTCCCGCTGAAGCCTTCCTTCGAGCAGGTGGTGGACGCTTCTTACAAGGCCGCTCTTGCCCCAGTCGATTTTCAGACCAAT GCTGCTCAAGTGGCGTCGGGAGTGAATTCATGGGCTGAAAAGGAGACGAGCGGCCTTATCAAGGATCTACTTCCTCCCGGGTCACTTGACAGCTCAACCAGGCTCATCTTTACGAATGCATTGTACTTCAAGGGAGCTTGGAATGAGAAATTTGATGCATCAGCTACAAAAGAGCATGACTTCCACCTTCTCGACGGGAGCACAGTTAAGGCGCCCTTCATGACCAGCAAGAACAAGCAGTATGTAAGTGCCTTTGACGGTTTCTCAGTCTTAGGGCTTCCTTACAGACAAGGTGAAGACAAGCGGCGCTTCTCCATGCACATCTTTCTTCCACAGGCGAAAGATGGGCTGCCAGCTTTGGTTGAGAAACTTGGCTCTGAGTCCGGGTTTTTAGATCGCTATCTTCCCAAACAACCAGTTGCAGTGGGCGACTTCAGAATCCCAAAGTTTAAGATCTCATTTGGGTTTGAAGCTTCCAATGTCCTAAAGAGTCTGGGACTGGTGCTGCCTTTCGAGGGTGAAGGAGGTCTGACAGAGATGGTGGACTCGCCCGAGGGTAAGAAGCTATATGTTTCCAGCATATTCCACAAGTCGTTCATCGAAGTGAATGAAGAAGGCACAGAAGCTGCAGCTGCTTCTGCCGGCGTTATAAGTGAGAGGAGGATGCCCATGACATTTGTGGCTGATCGTCCATTCCTCTTCACGATCAGGGAAGAAACGACCGGAACAGTTCTGTTCATCGGTAACCTGCTCAACCCTCTTGCCGGCTGA
- the LOC139198414 gene encoding nucleobase-ascorbate transporter 3-like, whose product MLGSIVIIATSFVPRMGGDHGDKARVIQTMLFMAAINTLIQTFIGTRLPTVMTSSFAFTLPVMSIINDYSDRNFRSEHEIWHSITVVDLLSVFPFHTFEPFDLELPYEKSEEFPML is encoded by the exons ATGCTCGGAtccatagttataattgccacTAGTTTCGTGCCTCGGATGGGTGGGGATCAT GGTGACAAGGCACGCGTGATTCAGACGATGCTGTTTATGGCAGCAATAAACACTTTGATCCAAACATTCATCGGGACAAGGCTTCCAACAGTGATGACTTCGTCATTCGCTTTTACCCTTCCGGTGATGTCAATCATCAATGATTATTCTGATCGGAATTTTAGAAGTGAACATGAG ATTTGGCACTCAATCACTGTTGTTGACCTGCTCTCTGTGTTTCCATTCCACACATTTGAACCATTTGACCTTGAATTGCCATACGAAAAATCAGAAGAGTTTCCTATGTTGTAA